The window TCACCCTGGTGGAAATGCCAGTCCCACATGTCTTTGAGCACTGGGACCAAGAGGTTGTTTGCACAATGCATTTGGGATTCTCAAAAGCTCGGCTTTCTGCCTCGGATCCAAAAACTGGAAAAGAACAGGAGGGCTTAGCCTAAATATATTCTCTCACTGTGTTTCTTTCCACTGGAGTCTAAGGAGTCATACAGCCACTCTCTGGCCTCCTCCCCTTAACTTGTCACCCAGATGAACCCACACTCACCAGGTAGCATTTTCAGGCCACCCTTCACAATGGCAATTAGCTCGTTGTTCCTGGTTAGTTCACCTTCAGAATCATCCAGACCAAACTCTTTGCTGAAGAAaccttccagctcctccagtgCATCCTTGCTTTCATCACAGACCCACTCCTCGCAGCACTGCCCGGGGACTTTGACcagcctggggctgggacagcccaggTTGGGAAGAGAGAGCTCCTGCGGGCACAGAGGGATGCAGCCCACAGCTCCATCTATGCACGTACATTGGTGTTTACAGTTCGGCTGGAAGCTCTCGCCGTTCTGGTAAATTTTGGAGTTATATTCACACGGTCTTCCCTCGGACTGTGCTGCAGAGATCAatagggaggggaaaagaaggaagttaGAGGCGGGAATCGCTGGTTTAAGCGCAGGTATTTGCTGGTCTGTTAAACTCAGTATACGGCGGAGCTCCCTACAACCCCCCGGGGACGCGGGGCCAGAACAATAACTTAGTCAGGAATCACTTTTCCTTATGTGCATTTAGCGGAGCCCAGACATACTGAATCGCATTCCAGACTGCTGAAGTCATGTGCCTTTCTGCCAAGCTACCGACAACAAAGCATAACCATACATGGGCTCGAAATTACCGAACCCCGGCACTGCGGGACGCGGGGTCCGTCCTGGGGGAGCGGGGGCGCCGCTTACCTCTGCAGATGCCCTTCAGCGCGGCGGGGCTGGCTCCGAAGTTGCACTCCAACCCCTTGGTGTGGTCGCACGGCTGCGATCGGCTGCAGTCCTCGTTCAGCTGCTTGGCGCAGACCTTGCAGCAGCCGCAGCCGTCCGGCACCAGCCCCACGCCGGGGGCGCACTGTGGCGCGGCCGCCGGGCACTGGCACACGGCGGGGCAGGGCGAGCCCAGAGCCTGCAGTGGGAGCGGAGCGCACGGTGAGCGCCGGGACCGCAGCCGAGACGCCCGACCCGCCTTCCCCCCCGGCCGCGGGAATTGCCGCGGCACTTACCAGGCGGGCCAGGCAGAGGAGAGCGGCGGCCAGAGCGGGGCGGGTGCCGGCAGAGCCCATGTCCAGCGCCGGTGAAGCGGAGCCCGAGGGAGCGCGAGCGGGAGCGCGGCCGGCGCGGTCTGAGGCGGCTCCGGGCGCCGCCGCCTTATATGGGGCGCGGGGCCGCCGCGTGCGCCGCGGCGCTGACGTCGCGCGTTCCGGGCCGCGGCCGCGTCCAGCGCTCGCGGCATCCCAGGAATGCGGCTGGCGCGCGCCGaggccgccccgccccgccccgtcTCCGGCACCgcggccgcggcggcggcgctgccgcGGGGGGTCCCCCGCCCCGGGACGGGCCGTGCCGGGCCGCACACGGGGGGCCGCGCAggccccgtcccgtcccgtcccgcggGGTCCGCGCCTCAGCCTGAGGCCGGTAACGGGAGCGACCTCGGCGCTCGGGGCTGTGCGGCGGCGCCCCACGCCCGCACACCTGCGGCGGCAGTGGCGGGGGAGCTCCCGCGCCCGCCCTACGCGCTGCCCCGCCAGGTCACCGACCGTGCCCGGGGTCGGACCCTGCCGCTGCTGCCGTGCAAGGGACAGTCAGAGCCCTTCCCGGCGCGGCAGGTCCCGGGAGCCCGGCGATGCCCAGCGGCACCGAGGGGCCCGGTTTCCAGGCCAGGATGGGATGGCCACGCAGCGAACATCCTCCTGTCAACCTGTGTATCCCCGGGTTCAGTGTCCCTTACTCAAGTTGGGCACCCTTGAATAGTATTGCCTCGTTGAAGTTTAATATTTGGGTATGGGGAGGAGAGATTTAGCTTCTGTTGTGgcgtcttttcttttcctggctCTAAGTATTTCCAGATGGGATTTAGACCCCAGACGTAACAATATTTCCATATTTGGTATAGCAGTAGCctgcatttttcacatttttctgctctgttatCCAACCACAAAGCATTCTTGACAGTTTCAGATGTTGTTAAATATAGCCTTAACTTCTGTTCCCAGGGCAGGAAATTCTTTGGAATTCCTGTTTTTCACGCAATCTGTCTATCATGATTTAGGAGAACTGAGCTGGAGGAGCCAACTGGCGTTCTGCTGTAGTTCACTCCTTTATTGAAATAGCCCAGCAGTTGGGTCTGCTGCCCAAAGGCGTTACAATGAGTCCCCATTCCAGggatttttctttgcaaatgagATTATTGTTCCCAACacaagttgggttttttcttgtcACCTTCATGGCTGGAAGGTGAAGAAGCGGATTCAAAGGAGAGGCGAAAGCTTGCAAGAACTCCTCCAATGCCCATGCAAAGTGAAGGGAGTGGGGGCGAGGGAGACAGTGGTGAGGGAGGGATGCGGAGAGAAGGGATGTGATTAACCTGGCTGCGGCATTCCTATACAGCGGGTGTCCCTGCGTCCCGCCCGCCCGGGGAGGGGAGTCAGCCGCAGCCCCGCCGCTCGGAGGAGCCGAGCCCGGACGTCTCGTCGCCTGGCCGGTGCCGCGGCCGAACGGGTGACACAAAGAACCGTTTCGCGGGAACGGTGCGCAGGGCTCCGGTAAGTGCCGCTCCCGGGCCGCGGGCCCGTGTGCTGTTCCAGGTGTATTCCCACAGCAGCGGGAATGATAAGGCACCTTGTCGGGCCCTGCCACAGAAAGGAGGGTCGTTGCTCTCTGGAGCGCGCTGCTCCCGGCCGGGGGGTGCAGCGGGGCCTGTCTGCGCCGGGAGCGCTGCGGGGCCTCCGCGGGCACCGGGAGGTCTCGCCTCTCCATCACACACCTGTCGCTGGCGGCCCCAGCCCCGGGTGGGCGCGGGCCGGTGGGGACAGCCCCGTGCGGCACCCCGAAACCCGCAGGCACCGCCGAGCTCCGCGGGCAGCACGAAGTCCCGGGACCGAACCGAACTGGATGGGATAGGACGGGGTGGGCGCTGTAGGATGGGGCAGCCGCTCCCCGCAGGGGGATGTCGTGACCCCGGGAACGGGGTGGTGCGATGGGTGTCCCCGTCATAGGGGACACCGATGCCGCTGCCGGCCAAGCTGCGGAGCCCGGCCCCgaactcctcctcctcctcctcagggatGGCCCCGCGGGGCTGGCCGTGCCCGACAGAGGGGCTCGTGTCCTCAGCATTGTCATCCCTCCTCACGGCAGTGGCCAAGCCCCTGCCCCGGCCAGTCCTGATAGAGGGTCCCCGTTGTAGACTTTTTCCCTACCCCAATTTATTCTCTTcatggttttcttttcattcaaGTAAATTGGATTTACTTTTTACGTTGTGAGTGTTTGGAAAGCTGAGGAAGGTGATGGGATGAAAGCTCCGGGCACTCTTTACATGTgcttcagaaagcagcagcGGGCCAGCAGTTTTTTTCATCACTTGTATGCCTCAAAATTCGACTAGAAATGACAATTGCTGAAAGGGAAGACCAGTCTTTAGTTACATGCAACTATCTCTGGAGACTGCCAATGTGTACCAAGTAGCACCATTTCTGATGACAGGAGTTATTGTATGTGTCCAACAAGAATTGGAGAGAGACCACCAGCTAGCTTCAATGGCTGCCAGTAATGATGGCAGTAATGACTTTCCACCCCTATAGATTTAGCTGAGCCCCAGCTGGTGATGAGAAGCAGGGCTCAGTCCCGTTTCCAGAGTCCAAGCTATCCATTCTGCTGGTCTTCACTTGGTTTCACAAGTGTATGGATTTTTACTTTAGTTTTAAAACTCTGAAGTGGTTTTCAGATGGGGAATCTGACTGGTACATTTTCCCCAGGATGACTCTTTACACAGCAGCATTGA of the Pithys albifrons albifrons isolate INPA30051 chromosome 10, PitAlb_v1, whole genome shotgun sequence genome contains:
- the CCN1 gene encoding CCN family member 1 — protein: MGSAGTRPALAAALLCLARLALGSPCPAVCQCPAAAPQCAPGVGLVPDGCGCCKVCAKQLNEDCSRSQPCDHTKGLECNFGASPAALKGICRAQSEGRPCEYNSKIYQNGESFQPNCKHQCTCIDGAVGCIPLCPQELSLPNLGCPSPRLVKVPGQCCEEWVCDESKDALEELEGFFSKEFGLDDSEGELTRNNELIAIVKGGLKMLPVFGSEAESRAFENPKCIVQTTSWSQCSKTCGTGISTRVTNDNPDCKLIKETRICEVRPCGQPSYASLKKGKKCTKTRKSPSPVKFTYAGCSSVKKYRPKYCGSCVDGRCCTPQQTRTVKVRFRCDDGETFTKSVMMIQSCRCNYNCPHANEAYPYYRLVNDIHKFRD